From the Primulina tabacum isolate GXHZ01 chromosome 15, ASM2559414v2, whole genome shotgun sequence genome, one window contains:
- the LOC142527808 gene encoding protein NUCLEAR FUSION DEFECTIVE 6, mitochondrial-like isoform X3, whose translation MATVAARSFMRSAATSVRVAASRSSAAVKPTPAASQFRVSSSSQKPLFARIFRSPVELSCVSVVSMLPYHTATASAVLTSMLSVSPRSLAWTLEGL comes from the exons ATGGCCACTGTAGCCGCTAGGTCATTCATGCGCTCCGCCGCCACATCCGTCCGAGTCGCCGCCTCCAGAAGCTCAGCTGCAGTCAAACCTACACCTGCTGCTTCTCAATTTCGCGTATCATCGTCATCTCAAAAACCGCTCTTTGCTCGCATTTTCAG ATCGCCTGTGGAGTTGAGCTGCGTCAGCGTAGTGTCGATGTTACCGTATCACACTGCAACGGCCTCTGCCGTGCTCACTTCTATGCTCTCCGTTTCTCCTCGAAGTCTCGCCTGGACTCTTGAAG GGTTGTGA
- the LOC142527808 gene encoding protein NUCLEAR FUSION DEFECTIVE 6, mitochondrial-like isoform X1: MATVAARSFMRSAATSVRVAASRSSAAVKPTPAASQFRVSSSSQKPLFARIFRSPVELSCVSVVSMLPYHTATASAVLTSMLSVSPRSLAWTLEDCKDDL, translated from the exons ATGGCCACTGTAGCCGCTAGGTCATTCATGCGCTCCGCCGCCACATCCGTCCGAGTCGCCGCCTCCAGAAGCTCAGCTGCAGTCAAACCTACACCTGCTGCTTCTCAATTTCGCGTATCATCGTCATCTCAAAAACCGCTCTTTGCTCGCATTTTCAG ATCGCCTGTGGAGTTGAGCTGCGTCAGCGTAGTGTCGATGTTACCGTATCACACTGCAACGGCCTCTGCCGTGCTCACTTCTATGCTCTCCGTTTCTCCTCGAAGTCTCGCCTGGACTCTTGAAG ATTGCAAAGATGATTTATGA
- the LOC142527808 gene encoding protein NUCLEAR FUSION DEFECTIVE 6, mitochondrial-like isoform X2, with protein sequence MATVAARSFMRSAATSVRVAASRSSAAVKPTPAASQFRVSSSSQKPLFARIFRSPVELSCVSVVSMLPYHTATASAVLTSMLSVSPRSLAWTLEGQERTR encoded by the exons ATGGCCACTGTAGCCGCTAGGTCATTCATGCGCTCCGCCGCCACATCCGTCCGAGTCGCCGCCTCCAGAAGCTCAGCTGCAGTCAAACCTACACCTGCTGCTTCTCAATTTCGCGTATCATCGTCATCTCAAAAACCGCTCTTTGCTCGCATTTTCAG ATCGCCTGTGGAGTTGAGCTGCGTCAGCGTAGTGTCGATGTTACCGTATCACACTGCAACGGCCTCTGCCGTGCTCACTTCTATGCTCTCCGTTTCTCCTCGAAGTCTCGCCTGGACTCTTGAAG GCCAAGAAAGAACTAGATGA
- the LOC142527298 gene encoding uncharacterized protein LOC142527298: MVLLEGTDLMVSNGWPLGLGNMSYRIRAVELSAQQAVALPQTHTSGNIPRSFSLSSFSSSNLDTESTASFFWDRSVSLGRLIGIKAANKEKLVVDERSPAPFEGVSKSHENSRGICVPLLHCVIGRMTRSGRH, encoded by the exons ATGGTACTCCTTGAG GGAACTGATCTGATGGTATCTAACGGGTGGCCGCTTGGGCTTGGAAACATGAGTTATAGAATTAGAGCGGTGGAGCTCTCCGCTCAGCAGGCGGTGGCGCTTCCACAAACTCACACTTCTGGCAATATCCCCCGTTCCTTCAgtttatcatcattttcatcctcTAATCTTGACACTGAG TCCACAGCATCTTTCTTTTGGGACCGAAGTGTTTCTCTGGGCAGGCTAATAGGAATTAAGGCAGCAAATAAAGAAAAGCTGGTAGTTGACGAAAGATCGCCAGCTCCTTTCGAAGGGGTATCCAAAAGCCATGAAAATTCTCGTGGGATTTGTGTTCCTTTGCTACATTGCGTTATTGGTAGAATGACTCGAAGTGGTCGGCATTAG
- the LOC142527851 gene encoding uncharacterized protein LOC142527851, which produces MASSSAKHLLPFLLLTLLSSLHITHARDSQFFNKLPATANNNVFPQEEQPLNNQQQQETNFLPENDNGYGQESSNLPPSSAATTVPDDIQSKQPLNKYRPKNYNPVAYVTEPEDISDSPSMTNNENSNNYPDAQQEEEESEYRSYPATKSNNRKNFDNYHGGGSSFNSDPQGTIDSRLMGVAAASEKYFNNVNGGETNRYQPKGMSDTRSLESGKYFYDVNSEKYSSNHPYTRFGGVRARNEYSDNSENAYEFNGENSIGEYRNQDDFQDEEDNGLP; this is translated from the coding sequence ATGGCTTCCTCTTCAGCCAAACATTTGCTTCCCTTCCTCCTCCTCACCCTCTTATCCTCACTTCATATCACTCATGCACGAGACAGCCAATTCTTCAACAAACTCCCTGCAACTGCCAATAACAATGTCTTTCCACAAGAAGAACAGCCTCTGAACAATCAACAACAGCAAGAAACCAATTTTCTCCCTGAAAATGACAATGGCTACGGCCAAGAATCCAGCAACCTCCCTCCATCCTCCGCCGCCACCACCGTTCCAGACGACATACAATCTAAACAACCCCTCAACAAGTACCGCCCCAAGAACTACAATCCTGTAGCCTATGTCACCGAACCAGAAGATATAAGCGACTCCCCTTCCATGACGAATAACGAAAACAGCAATAACTACCCTGACGCCCAGCAAGAAGAGGAAGAATCAGAATACAGAAGCTACCCCGCCACCAAATCTAACAACAGAAAAAACTTCGATAATTACCACGGCGGTGGCAGCAGTTTCAACAGCGACCCTCAAGGGACGATCGACAGCAGGCTCATGGGTGTGGCAGCAGCCAGTGAGAAGTATTTCAACAATGTTAACGGCGGCGAAACTAACAGATATCAGCCGAAAGGAATGAGTGATACAAGATCCCTTGAAAGTGGGAAgtatttttatgatgttaattCTGAGAAATACAGCAGTAACCATCCGTACACTAGGTTCGGTGGTGTTCGAGCAAGGAATGAGTACAGTGACAACAGTGAAAATGCATATGAGTTTAATGGTGAAAACTCCATTGGAGAATACCGAAACCAAGATGATTTCCAAGACGAAGAAGACAACGGCCTGCCTTGA
- the LOC142526815 gene encoding uncharacterized protein LOC142526815: MEKTSWQQKMNVLTHILTTRSTSPPLHSQLFIATQIPCYPPLFSHQSSSAAFPPPLLKWIVSRFLERISRFGLHQTSWRSRCPFQLPRPLVLAEGVEVAQWSEEEKREYAWKRFNRRRLGNNVNPWIPIVIPNMLLLSLLFWDPIPYDDTGS; this comes from the coding sequence ATGGAAAAAACTAGTTGGCAGCAAAAGATGAATGTATTGACCCACATTCTAACAACCCGATCAACCTCACCGCCCCTTCATTCCCAGCTATTCATAGCCACCCAAATCCCCTGCTACCCACCTCTCTTTTCCCACCAATCCTCTTCCGCAGCCTTTCCTCCGCCGCTACTGAAATGGATCGTCTCTCGTTTCCTTGAGAGGATATCAAGATTCGGTCTTCACCAGACTTCGTGGCGGTCCAGATGCCCGTTTCAACTCCCCCGACCGCTGGTTCTGGCCGAGGGAGTGGAGGTAGCACAGTGGAGCGAGGAAGAAAAGAGAGAATATGCGTGGAAAAGATTCAATAGGAGACGGCTCGGAAATAACGTTAACCCCTGGATTCCGATTGTAATCCCAAATATGCTATTGCTATCTCTTTTGTTTTGGGATCCGATTCCATATGATGACACAGGTTCTTGA
- the LOC142527857 gene encoding uncharacterized protein LOC142527857 produces the protein MGVDYYKILKVDKNATDDELKKAYRKLAMKWHPDKNPNNKTAAEAKFKEISEAYEVLSDSQKRAIYDQYGEEGLKGQVPPPDAGGPDGTTFFRTGDGPNVFRFYPRNANDIFAEFFGYSSPFGGIGNGNGVRGGSNFSSSMFGDDIFSSFGGDSRPVSSVPRKAPPIERHLRCSLEELYKGSKKKMKISREVADASGKTLPVEEILTIDIKPGWKKGTKITFPDKGNEEPNVIPSDLVFVIDEKPHSVFTRDGNDLVVTQKISLAEALTGYTVHLTTLDGRNLSIPINSVIHPGYEEVVRGEGMPISKEPSRKGDLRIKFDIKFPAKLSAEQKSGVKKLLSP, from the exons ATGGGTGTGGATTACTACAAGATATTGAAGGTTGATAAGAATGCAACGGACGATGAGTTGAAGAAAGCTTATCGAAAGCTGGCGATGAAATGGCACCCCGACAAAAATCCCAACAATAAGACGGCGGCCGAGGCTAAATTCAAGGAGATTTCTGAAGCTTACGAG GTTCTAAGTGATTCCCAGAAGAGGGCAATTTATGATCAGTACGGGGAGGAGGGACTGAAAGGACAAGTTCCCCCTCCGGATGCTGGTGGGCCTGATGGCACAACATTTTTCCGGACTGGGGACGGACCCAATGTCTTTAGATTCTATCCCAGAAATGCCAATGACATCTTTGCAGAGTTTTTTGGCTATTCATCCCCATTTGGAGGCATTGGAAATGGTAATGGAGTGAGAGGTGGTTCGAACTTTTCGAGTTCCATGTTTGGAGACGATATTTTTAGCTCCTTTGGAGGAGACAGCAGACCTGTGAGTTCAGTTCCTAGAAAGGCACCACCTATTGAACGGCACCTACGTTGCAGCTTGGAAGAGCTCTACAAAGGATCTAAGAAGAAGATGAAAATTTCCAGAGAAGTTGCCGATGCCAGTGG GAAGACTTTACCAGTAGAAGAGATTTTGACAATTGACATTAAACCGGGCTGGAAAAAGGGAACAAAGATCACATTCCCAGATAAAGGAAACGAAGAACCGAACGTGATTCCTTCTGATTTAGTTTTCGTGATTGACGAGAAGCCACACAGCGTATTCACAAGGGATGGCAATGATCTTGTTGTCACGCAGAAAATATCTCTTGCTGAAGCATTGACAGGCTACACAGTCCACTTAACCACGTTGGATGGGAGGAACTTGAGTATACCTATAAATAGTGTAATTCATCCAGGCTATGAAGAGGTGGTGCGTGGAGAAGGAATGCCGATTTCCAAAGAGCCCTCGAGAAAGGGTGATCTGAGAATCAAGTTCGACATAAAATTTCCGGCTAAGTTGTCCGCCGAACAGAAATCTGGTGTCAAGAAACTCCTTTCTCCTTAG
- the LOC142527856 gene encoding receptor-like protein kinase HSL1 → MQRHLHFYHNMQFLLLLLSPPVILCLNQEGIYLQRARFGFDDPNAVLSSWNPRDETPCNWYGVVCDPTTASVISLDLSSANISGPFPSIICRIKNLSFISLYDNFINSTLPDDLDTCHSLQHLDLAQNYMTGALPSKLADLPNLKYLDLTGNNFSGSIPESFGMFQKLEVLSLMENLMEGTIPYFLGNVSTMKQLNLSYNQFSPGRIPPELGNLTSLEVLWLTETNLIGEIPDSLGRLVRLADLDLSYNSLTGSIPGSITELTSVVQLELYNNSLTGELPSTGWTKMTSLRRLDASMNGLTGLIPAELCSLPLESLNLYQNHLRGELPVEISDSPNLYELRLFQNQLSGELPQNLGKISPLRWIDVSTNGFSGHIPENLCFMGLLEELLIIENSFSGVIPFTLASCTSLQRVRLGHNKFSGDVPAGFWSLPRVSLLELINNSFSGGIAKTIAGASNLSRLVLSENNFSGTVPEEIGLLENLMEFSGYHNGFSGSLPSNIVNLGQLVKFDLHDNGLSGKIPNGIHSWEKLNELNLANNDFSGAIPDDIGSLALLNYLDLSGNQFDGKIPAGLQNLKLNRLNLSNNRLSGDIPPLYAKGMYKDSFLGNPGLCGDIAGLCNGRSEVKNIGYVWLLRSIFILSGLVLIVGLVWFCSRYRKIKKAKRSIDRSKWTLMSFHKLGFGEDEIMDSLDEDNVIGSGSSGKVYKVVLSNGEVVAVKKLWGHSKLRNDDEDVEKGKLKSDGFDAEVETLGKIRHKNIIKLWCCSTTWDCKLLVYEYMPNGSLYDLLHSTKSGLLDWPIRFKIVLDSAEGLSYLHHDCVPPIVHRDVKSNNILLDAEYGARVADFGVAKVVDANGKVVQSMSVIAGSCGYIAPEYAHTLRVNEKSDTYSFGVVILELLTGKLPVDPEFGEKDLVRWVCFTLDQKGIDHIIDPKLDSCFKDEIRKVLNIGLLCTSPLPINRPSMRRVVKMLQEISAGNQPTTAGKDGKLTPYYYEDASDQGSVA, encoded by the exons ATGCAGCGCCACCTCCATTTCTACCACAATATGCAGTTCCTTCTCCTCCTCCTATCCCCGCCCGTCATACTCTGCCTAAACCAAGAAGGGATTTATCTCCAGAGAGCCAGGTTCGGGTTCGATGACCCCAATGCCGTACTCTCCAGCTGGAACCCCCGCGACGAGACCCCATGCAACTGGTACGGCGTCGTTTGCGATCCCACCACAGCATCAGTCATCTCCCTCGACCTCTCGAGCGCCAACATCTCCGGCCCCTTTCCTTCCATTATCTGCCGCATCAAAAACTTATCTTTCATTTCTCTTTACGACAATTTCATAAACTCCACTCTCCCAGATGATCTCGACACTTGTCATTCACTGCAGCACCTCGATTTAGCACAGAATTACATGACCGGAGCGCTCCCCTCCAAGCTAGCGGATCTCCCAAACTTAAAGTATCTGGATTTGACTGGAAATAACTTTTCCGGCAGTATCCCCGAAAGCTTTGGAATGTTTCAGAAACTTGAGGTGTTATCGTTGATGGAGAATTTAATGGAAGGGACAATTCCGTATTTTCTTGGGAATGTTTCGACGATGAAGCAGCTTAATCTTTCCTACAACCAATTCTCTCCTGGTCGGATACCGCCGGAGCTTGGCAATCTTACGAGTCTTGAAGTGCTGTGGTTGACGGAAACTAATTTAATCGGGGAAATTCCGGATTCACTTGGACGACTCGTTAGGCTCGCCGACTTAGACTTGTCGTACAACTCGTTGACGGGTTCGATTCCGGGTTCGATCACTGAGTTGACCAGCGTAgttcagttggagctgtataATAACTCATTGACGGGCGAGCTTCCAAGCACAGGGTGGACAAAGATGACGTCACTGAGACGGCTGGATGCCTCCATGAACGGGTTGACTGGGTTGATACCCGCTGAGTTGTGCTCGTTGCCCCTCGAGTCACTTAACCTGTACCAGAACCATTTGCGAGGGGAATTGCCAGTGGAAATTTCAGATTCCCCTAATTTGTACGAGTTGAGGCTCTTCCAAAATCAATTATCGGGAGAACTACCTCAGAATCTTGGTAAAATCTCGCCTTTAAGGTGGATTGATGTTTCAACCAATGGATTTTCTGGTCATATTCCGGAAAATTTGTGCTTTATGGGGTTGCTCGAAGAGTTGTTAATCATAGAGAATTCTTTTTCCGGCGTTATTCCGTTCACACTCGCTTCTTGCACGAGCTTGCAGCGCGTGAGATTGGGGCATAACAAGTTTTCCGGTGACGTTCCTGCAGGATTTTGGAGTCTTCCTCGCGTGTCATTACTTGAGCTTATAAACAACTCATTTTCTGGTGGAATTGCGAAAACTATTGCTGGCGCATCCAATTTGTCTCGGTTGGTTTTGTCGGAGAATAATTTTTCCGGCACTGTTCCAGAAGAGATCGGATTATTAgaaaatttaatggagttttcGGGATATCACAACGGCTTTTCAGGTTCTTTACCCAGCAATATCGTCAATCTTGGTCAGTTAGTAAAGTTTGATCTTCATGACAATGGATTATCTGGCAAAATTCCAAATGGAATTCATTCTTGGGAGAAGCTAAATGAGCTGAATTTGGCAAATAATGATTTTTCGGGTGCCATTCCAGATGATATTGGGAGTTTAGCTCTTTTAAATTATCTGGATTTATCCGGAAACCAATTTGACGGCAAAATCCCAGCTGGGTTGCAGAACTTGAAACTTAATAGGCTCAACTTATCGAATAATCGTCTCTCTGGAGACATTCCACCATTGTATGCCAAGGGGATGTATAAAGATAGCTTTTTAGGCAATCCTGGATTATGTGGAGATATCGCTGGTTTGTGTAATGGAAGAAGTGAAGTAAAAAACATAGGCTACGTTTGGTTACTGAGATCAATCTTCATCCTTTCTGGATTGGTGCTTATCGTTGGCCTGGTATGGTTTTGCTCGAGGTACAGGAAAATCAAGAAGGCGAAAAGATCAATTGATAGATCAAAATGGACATTAATGTCGTTCCACAAACTGGGATTCGGCGAGGATGAAATAATGGACTCCCTCGATGAAGATAACGTGATTGGAAGTGGGTCATCTGGTAAGGTTTACAAGGTGGTTCTGAGCAACGGTGAGGTTGTAGCTGTGAAAAAACTTTGGGGACATTCAAAACTGCGCAATGATGATGAAGATGTTGAAAAGGGTAAACTTAAAAGTGATGGTTTTGATGCCGAGGTTGAAACATTAGGGAAGATTAggcacaagaatatcatcaagcTGTGGTGTTGTTCCACGACCTGGGATTGCAAACTTCTGGTTTACGAGTACATGCCTAACGGGAGCCTTTATGATTTGCTTCATAGCACAAAAAGTGGCTTACTGGACTGGCCGATAAGGTTTAAGATAGTGCTGGATTCTGCGGAGGGGCTATCTTATTTACATCACGATTGTGTGCCTCCAATTGTTCATAGAGATGTGAAGTCGAATAATATATTGTTAGATGCAGAATATGGAGCCCGGGTTGCTGATTTTGGTGTCGCAAAAGTGGTTGATGCAAATGGAAAAGTTGTTCAATCAATGTCTGTAATTGCAGGTTCTTGTGGATACATTGCACCAG AATATGCCCACACCCTACGAGTGAATGAGAAGAGTGATACATACAGTTTTGGTGTAGTTATTCTCGAGCTACTAACAGGGAAGCTTCCTGTTGATCCCGAGTTCGGGGAGAAGGATTTGGTAAGATGGGTATGTTTTACATTAGATCAGAAAGGGATAGATCATATTATCGACCCGAAActcgattcatgttttaaggATGAAATACGCAAAGTATTGAATATTGGCCTCCTCTGCACCAGCCCACTTCCCATTAATCGTCCATCTATGAGACGAGTAGTGAAAATGTTGCAAGAAATTAGCGCTGGAAACCAGCCAACAACTGCTGGGAAAGATGGCAAACTTACACCGTATTACTACGAAGATGCTTCGGATCAGGGAAGTGTAGCCTGA
- the LOC142528034 gene encoding NAC domain-containing protein 73-like, with product MEEMTWCNNDQEAALQIISSSKDNTVSYPNDDQPKTLVCPSCGHTIKLLDQTGLQDLPGLPAGVKFDPSDQEILQHLEAKVFTHIRKRHPLIDEFIPTIDGENGICYTHPEKLPGVSKDGQVRHFFHRPSKAYTTGTRKRRKVHTDADGGETRWHKTGKTRPVNSTAGNVKGYKKILVLYTNYGRQRKPEKTNWVMHQYHLGDNEEEKNGELVVSKVFYQTQPRQCGSSSMKEALTNPNISRASSQNKDNTFTKIGVFVEYYNPPPFISYSIGSQHQANSDSPPQIIPNLVVHGDGSTLFHMPSSASKGK from the exons ATGGAAGAAATGACATGGTGTAATAATGACCAAGAAGCTGCCCTCCAAATTATCTCGTCTTCTAAAGATAACACCGTCTCTTATCCAAATGATGATCAACCCAAGACTTTAGTTTGCCCTTCATGTGGCCACACCATAAAACTCCTAGATCAG ACCGGACTTCAAGATTTGCCGGGACTACCAGCgggggtgaagtttgatccatCTGATCAAGAAATCCTTCAACATTTGGAAGCTAAAGTGTTCACTCATATACGGAAACGTCATCCTTTAATTGATGAATTTATTCCCACAATAGACGGTGAAAATGGAATTTGCTACACTCATCCTGAGAAGTTGCCAG GAGTTAGCAAAGATGGCCAAGTGCGCCATTTTTTCCACAGACCCTCCAAAGCATACACAACCGGTACACGAAAAAGGCGGAAAGTCCACACAGACGCCGATGGTGGCGAAACCAGGTGGCATAAAACAGGCAAAACGAGGCCAGTTAATTCGACTGCTGGCAATGTCAAAGGCTACAAAAAGATACTAGTCCTCTACACCAACTATGGTCGCCAAAGAAAGCCCGAAAAGACAAATTGGGTGATGCATCAATATCATTTAGGAGACAATGAAGAGGAAAAGAATGGAGAACTAGTTGTCTCTAAAGTATTCTACCAAACACAGCCTAGACAGTGTGGATCATCTAGCATGAAAGAGGCACTCACGAATCCTAATATATCGAGAGCTTCAAGCCAGAACAAAGATAACACTTTCACTAAAATTGGCGTTTTTGTTGAGTACTATAATCCTCCACCCTTTATTTCATACAGCATTGGAAGCCAACATCAAGCTAATAGCGACAGCCCGCCTCAGATTATTCCTAATTTGGTTGTTCATGGTGATGGATCAACTTTATTTCATATGCCTTCAAGTGCAAGCAAAGGCAAATGA